Proteins co-encoded in one Acidovorax sp. 69 genomic window:
- a CDS encoding DegT/DnrJ/EryC1/StrS aminotransferase family protein: protein MIPMFKPLIEQEEIDASRESLEMGWLGMGSYVSGFEKKVKEILQAPDRHVAAVSTGTAGLHIALLLAGVGPGDEVIVSAFNCSADYQAITWVGADIVFCDCTDDTLELDLAKAESLVSPRTKAVIVMDYDCIISNHEDIAAFAERHKLRVIHDAAHSFGSSYKGRMVGSFSDICVFSHDPVKTVTCLDGGTIVVRTEEELRRVHELRLLGMQQPAEVMYQNKRAWTFDVERVGFRYHMLNMHAAIGLAQLGKLDVIKSSRQAASRRYNEKLKGIAQVRTPVTDFADVNPFLYYIRVPAEHRDALRDFLKANGADTGIHWQPGHWFSLWKDCRAGDLSVTDSVGKGILSLPLHSRMELETVDAVAEQVRRYFEQV, encoded by the coding sequence ATGATCCCAATGTTCAAACCCCTGATCGAACAAGAAGAAATCGATGCCAGCCGCGAATCGCTGGAGATGGGGTGGCTCGGCATGGGCAGCTACGTGTCCGGCTTTGAAAAGAAGGTCAAGGAGATCCTGCAGGCGCCTGACCGCCACGTGGCGGCCGTCAGCACGGGCACTGCCGGCCTGCACATCGCGCTGCTGCTCGCAGGCGTGGGTCCGGGTGACGAGGTGATCGTGTCGGCATTCAACTGCTCGGCCGACTACCAGGCCATCACCTGGGTGGGCGCGGACATCGTGTTTTGCGACTGCACCGACGACACGCTGGAGCTGGACCTTGCCAAGGCCGAGTCCCTGGTGAGCCCGCGCACCAAGGCCGTCATCGTGATGGACTACGACTGCATCATCAGCAACCACGAGGACATCGCTGCATTTGCCGAGCGCCACAAGCTGCGCGTCATCCACGACGCGGCCCACTCGTTCGGCTCCAGCTACAAGGGGCGCATGGTCGGGAGCTTCTCGGACATTTGCGTCTTCAGCCACGACCCGGTCAAGACCGTGACCTGCCTGGATGGCGGCACCATCGTCGTGCGCACCGAAGAGGAATTGCGCCGTGTGCACGAGCTGCGCCTGCTGGGTATGCAGCAGCCCGCCGAGGTGATGTACCAGAACAAGCGCGCCTGGACGTTCGACGTCGAGCGCGTGGGCTTTCGCTACCACATGCTCAACATGCACGCGGCCATCGGCCTGGCGCAGCTGGGCAAGCTCGACGTGATCAAGTCGAGCCGCCAGGCGGCATCGCGCCGGTATAACGAAAAGCTCAAAGGCATTGCGCAGGTGCGCACGCCGGTGACGGACTTTGCCGACGTCAACCCGTTCCTGTACTACATCCGCGTGCCGGCCGAGCACCGCGATGCGCTGCGCGACTTCCTGAAGGCCAATGGCGCAGACACGGGCATCCACTGGCAGCCGGGACACTGGTTCTCGTTGTGGAAGGACTGCAGGGCGGGGGATCTGTCGGTCACGGACAGCGTGGGTAAGGGGATTCTCTCGTTGCCCCTGCACTCGCGCATGGAGCTTGAGACCGTTGACGCCGTGGCCGAGCAGGTGCGCCGCTACTTCGAGCAAGTCTGA
- a CDS encoding GNAT family N-acetyltransferase encodes MHTPTPGQQLFAAIKQTARAGQPGLLLPVGHPLRAVVRPIATVPGHTDAIDVQLLTDWRNRHVKSFLTEFVSTPERTAAWLAAGVHQNPGKMLFMVETLAGERVGHVGLGFIDWQRGYGEADAIVSGGASPPGLMKASLLALMRWARDALGLQTLAVRVRSDNPAVEFYRKVGFQEYQRVPIVATTVPGGVDWSEDPGALGAPASLVYMQLQLPNA; translated from the coding sequence ATGCATACACCAACCCCTGGACAGCAGCTTTTCGCTGCAATCAAGCAGACTGCCCGCGCCGGTCAGCCGGGGCTGTTGCTGCCGGTGGGGCACCCGCTGAGAGCGGTGGTCCGGCCGATAGCCACCGTGCCCGGGCACACCGATGCCATCGACGTGCAATTGCTGACCGACTGGCGCAACCGCCACGTCAAGTCCTTCCTCACCGAGTTCGTCTCCACCCCCGAGCGCACCGCAGCTTGGCTGGCCGCAGGGGTGCATCAGAACCCGGGCAAGATGCTGTTCATGGTCGAGACGCTGGCTGGCGAGCGCGTGGGGCATGTGGGTCTGGGCTTCATCGACTGGCAGCGTGGGTATGGAGAGGCAGATGCCATCGTGAGCGGGGGGGCGTCGCCTCCGGGGTTGATGAAGGCCTCGCTGCTGGCGTTGATGCGCTGGGCACGCGACGCCCTGGGATTGCAGACCCTGGCAGTGCGGGTGCGGTCAGACAACCCGGCGGTCGAGTTCTACCGCAAGGTGGGTTTTCAGGAGTACCAGCGCGTACCCATCGTCGCCACGACCGTACCGGGTGGTGTGGACTGGAGTGAAGACCCGGGTGCCCTGGGTGCGCCTGCCAGCCTGGTGTATATGCAGCTGCAGTTGCCCAACGCCTGA